One Prunus dulcis chromosome 7, ALMONDv2, whole genome shotgun sequence DNA segment encodes these proteins:
- the LOC117635201 gene encoding uncharacterized protein LOC117635201, translated as MPFIILYLKRFASFLAGKNKAATRFLDILFVRAKEKAGPVEEFQWLGLMLFVAVPFPGTGEWTGAIIASILDMSFWAAVSANFFGVVLAGLLVNLLVNLVLKYAIITGIILFIISTFMWSILRNLRKSLSSSS; from the coding sequence ATGCCCTTCATCATACTTTACTTGAAGAGATTTGCATCTTTTCTTGCTggaaagaacaaggccgcaactCGGTTCCTTGATATACTGTTTGTGAGAGCCAAAGAGAAAGCTGGCCCTGTAGAGGAGTTCCAATGGCTTGGTCTGATGTTGTTTGTGGCTGTGCCTTTCCCTGGAACAGGAGAATGGACAGGAGCCATCATAGCTTCCATTCTTGATATGTCATTCTGGGCAGCAGTGTCTGCAAATTTCTTTGGTGTTGTGTTGGCTGGGCTTCTAGTAAATTTGCTGGTGAACCTTGTTCTCAAATATGCAATTATCACTGGTATTATCCTCTTCATTATATCCACATTCATGTGGAGCATCCTTCGGAATCTTAGGAAGTCTTTAAGCTCATCAAGCTGA
- the LOC117633883 gene encoding myb family transcription factor PHL7-like isoform X1 — translation MYHAKKFSTASLVPHKPQSSEELANVGVVSGGSSVKSPTPSGGSGKQRLRWTSDLHDRFVDAITQLGGPDRATPKGVLRVMGVPGLTIYHVKSHLQKYRLAKYLPESPADGSKDEKKGSGDSLSCSDSSPGVQINEALRMQMEVQKRLHEQLEVQRQLQMRIEAQGKYLQKIIEEQEKLGGVLKGSDALPSAEDKQKPSQLETAGDASATPSSPRKKQRVDDGLPDGCTTSNVPPKADQKNEFVGQWDRDLYGSDGGFGFNLQTEFKERDGDAAQKAPMELDPLCGSKQ, via the exons ATGTATCATGCCAAGAAGTTTTCAACAGCAAGCTTAGTCCCTCACAAACCCCAGAGCTCTGAGGAGCTAGCAAACGTTGGGGTTGTCAGTGGTGGCTCTTCAGTGAAAAGCCCAACGCCTTCTGGGGGAAGTGGCAAGCAACGCCTGCGGTGGACTTCGGATCTCCATGACCGCTTCGTCGACGCCATTACGCAACTCGGTGGACCAGATA GGGCAACACCTAAAGGTGTTCTGAGAGTGATGGGTGTTCCGGGACTAACTATTTATCATGTGAAAAGCCATTTACAG AAGTATCGCCTTGCAAAGTACCTGCCAGAGTCTCCGGCTGATG GTTCTAAAGACGAGAAGAAGGGTTCTGGAGACAGCCTTTCTTGCTCAGATTCTTCTCC TGGAGTCCAAATTAATGAGGCATTGAGGATGCAGATGGAAGTTCAGAAGCGTCTTCATGAACAGCTTGAG GTTCAAAGGCAGTTGCAGATGAGAATAGAAGCTCAGGGTAAATACTTGCAGAAGATCATTGAGGAGCAGGAGAAACTTGGTGGCGTTCTCAAAGGATCTGATGCATTGCCATCAGCGGAAGATAAGCAGAAGCCATCTCAGTTGGAGACAGCGGGCGATGCATCTGCCACGCCCTCATCTCCGCGAAAGAAACAAAGGGTGGATGATGGGTTGCCAGATGGTTGCACCACATCTAATGTGCCTCCAAAAGCTGACCAAAAGAATGAATTTGTGGGTCAGTGGGATCGAGACTTGTATGGAAGTGATGGTGGATTTGGATTCAACTTGCAAACAGAGTttaaagagagagatggtgaTGCTGCACAGAAAGCGCCAATGGAGTTAGATCCCTTGTGTGGTTCAAAACAATAG
- the LOC117633883 gene encoding myb family transcription factor PHL7-like isoform X2, which translates to MTASSTPLRNSVDQIVGATPKGVLRVMGVPGLTIYHVKSHLQKYRLAKYLPESPADGSKDEKKGSGDSLSCSDSSPGVQINEALRMQMEVQKRLHEQLEVQRQLQMRIEAQGKYLQKIIEEQEKLGGVLKGSDALPSAEDKQKPSQLETAGDASATPSSPRKKQRVDDGLPDGCTTSNVPPKADQKNEFVGQWDRDLYGSDGGFGFNLQTEFKERDGDAAQKAPMELDPLCGSKQ; encoded by the exons ATGACCGCTTCGTCGACGCCATTACGCAACTCGGTGGACCAGATAGTGg GGGCAACACCTAAAGGTGTTCTGAGAGTGATGGGTGTTCCGGGACTAACTATTTATCATGTGAAAAGCCATTTACAG AAGTATCGCCTTGCAAAGTACCTGCCAGAGTCTCCGGCTGATG GTTCTAAAGACGAGAAGAAGGGTTCTGGAGACAGCCTTTCTTGCTCAGATTCTTCTCC TGGAGTCCAAATTAATGAGGCATTGAGGATGCAGATGGAAGTTCAGAAGCGTCTTCATGAACAGCTTGAG GTTCAAAGGCAGTTGCAGATGAGAATAGAAGCTCAGGGTAAATACTTGCAGAAGATCATTGAGGAGCAGGAGAAACTTGGTGGCGTTCTCAAAGGATCTGATGCATTGCCATCAGCGGAAGATAAGCAGAAGCCATCTCAGTTGGAGACAGCGGGCGATGCATCTGCCACGCCCTCATCTCCGCGAAAGAAACAAAGGGTGGATGATGGGTTGCCAGATGGTTGCACCACATCTAATGTGCCTCCAAAAGCTGACCAAAAGAATGAATTTGTGGGTCAGTGGGATCGAGACTTGTATGGAAGTGATGGTGGATTTGGATTCAACTTGCAAACAGAGTttaaagagagagatggtgaTGCTGCACAGAAAGCGCCAATGGAGTTAGATCCCTTGTGTGGTTCAAAACAATAG